A genomic window from Triticum urartu cultivar G1812 chromosome 7, Tu2.1, whole genome shotgun sequence includes:
- the LOC125525552 gene encoding cyclic phosphodiesterase-like — protein MDPTDQSPEEMYSVWALPPEPVRRRLLGLMASLRAAHGGAVFEPHATVHGAMRLRRSATIEALRAAAAGLRPFTARVASIGRYGVNLLLEPTREMMATSDHCRAHFDYQRPAPYVPHLSLLYGDHLTEEEKAAARKKAGEMDKGIFGLQFEISELALYKTDPKDKSLESWELVELCHLQKK, from the exons ATGGACCCCACCGATCAGTCGCCGGAGGAGATGTACTCCGTATGGGCCCTCCCGCCAGAGCCCGTCCGCCGTCGCCTTCTCGGCCTCATGGCCAGCCTCCGTGCCGCGCACGGCGGCGCGGTCTTCGAGCCGCACGCCACCGTCCACGGAGCCATGCGTCTCCGCCGCTCCGCCACCATCGAG GCGCTACGAGCCGCGGCGGCCGGTCTCCGCCCATTCACCGCCCGCGTCGCCTCCATCGGCCGCTACGGCGTCAACCTCCTGCTCGAACCAACCCGTGAG ATGATGGCCACGAGCGACCACTGCCGCGCCCACTTCGATTACCAGAGACCAGCTC CGTACGTGCCGCATCTGAGCCTCTTGTATGGGGATCACCTGACGGAGGAGGAGAAGGCAGCGGCGAGGAAGAAGGCAGGGGAGATGGACAAGGGAATATTTGGGCTGCAGTTCGAGATATCTGAGCTCGCGCTTTACAAAACGGATCCGAAGGACAAGAGCTTGGAGTCGTGGGAACTGGTTGAGTTGTGCCACCTTCAGAAGAAGTGA